In one window of Ovis aries strain OAR_USU_Benz2616 breed Rambouillet chromosome 3, ARS-UI_Ramb_v3.0, whole genome shotgun sequence DNA:
- the GRAP2 gene encoding GRB2-related adapter protein 2 isoform X2 produces the protein MTVRNPLFPAPQSLTNLLLQSQGQRLGSHAAAKGHCPHPTLGRRGTANTCSAPRGWFHEGLSRHQAESLLMGKELGFFIIRASQSSPGDFSISVRHEDDVQHFKVMRDNKGNYFLWTEKFPSLNKLVDYYRKNSISKQKQIFLRDRTREEQGQRGNSLDRRSQGGHPLSGAVGEEIRPSMNRKPSDHPLLPASQYPPAPLQSQQRYLPQHQHHFNQERRGTSLDINDGPCGLGMGTEMNAALMHRRHTDPVQLQVAGRVRWARALYDFEALEDDELGFRCGEVVEVLDSSNPSWWTGRLHNKLGLFPANYVAPMIR, from the exons ATGACAGTCAGAAACCCTCTGTTTCCGGCCCCTCAGAGCCTGACCAACCTTCTGCTGCAGTCCCAG GGGCAGCGATTAGGTAGCCATGCTGCAGCAAAGGggcactgcccccaccccacccttggcCGCCGAGGAACTGCGAACACTTGCTCTGCTCCACGAGG GTGGTTTCACGAAGGCCTCTCACGACACCAGGCAGAGAGCTTGCTGATGGGCAAGGAGCTCGGTTTCTTCATCATCCGGGCCAGCCAGAGCTCCCCAGGGGACTTCTCCATATCCGTCAG GCATGAGGATGACGTTCAGCACTTCAAAGTCATGAGAGACAACAAGGGTAATTacttcctgtggacagagaagtttCCATCCCTCAACAAGCTGGTGGACTACTACAGGAAGAATTCCATCTCCAAACAGAAGCAGATCTTTCTGAGGGATAGGACCCGGGAGGAACAG GGTCAGCGGGGCAACAGCCTGGACCGGCGGTCCCAGGGAGGCCATCCCCTGAGTGGGGCTGTGGGAGAAGAAATCCGGCCTTCGATGAACAGGAAGCCGTCAGATCACCCCCTGCTCCCTGCTTCGCAGTATCCCCCGGCCCCCCTGCAGTCACAGCAGCGGTACCTGccgcagcatcagcatcattttAATCAG GAACGCCGTGGAACCAGCCTGGACATAAACGATGGGCCCTGTGGCCTGGGCATGGGCACCGAAATGAATGCCGCCCTCATGCACCGGAGACACACTGACCCGGTGCAGCTCCAAGTGGCTGGG CGGGTGCGGTGGGCCCGGGCGCTGTATGACTTCGAGGCCCTGGAGGACGACGAGTTGGGCTTCCGCTGCGGAGAGGTGGTTGAGGTCCTGGACAGCTCCAACCCCTCCTGGTGGACCGGCCGCCTGCACAACAAGCTGGGCCTCTTCCCTGCCAACTACGTGGCACCCATGATCCGATGA
- the GRAP2 gene encoding GRB2-related adapter protein 2 isoform X3, with amino-acid sequence MGKELGFFIIRASQSSPGDFSISVRHEDDVQHFKVMRDNKGNYFLWTEKFPSLNKLVDYYRKNSISKQKQIFLRDRTREEQGQRGNSLDRRSQGGHPLSGAVGEEIRPSMNRKPSDHPLLPASQYPPAPLQSQQRYLPQHQHHFNQERRGTSLDINDGPCGLGMGTEMNAALMHRRHTDPVQLQVAGRVRWARALYDFEALEDDELGFRCGEVVEVLDSSNPSWWTGRLHNKLGLFPANYVAPMIR; translated from the exons ATGGGCAAGGAGCTCGGTTTCTTCATCATCCGGGCCAGCCAGAGCTCCCCAGGGGACTTCTCCATATCCGTCAG GCATGAGGATGACGTTCAGCACTTCAAAGTCATGAGAGACAACAAGGGTAATTacttcctgtggacagagaagtttCCATCCCTCAACAAGCTGGTGGACTACTACAGGAAGAATTCCATCTCCAAACAGAAGCAGATCTTTCTGAGGGATAGGACCCGGGAGGAACAG GGTCAGCGGGGCAACAGCCTGGACCGGCGGTCCCAGGGAGGCCATCCCCTGAGTGGGGCTGTGGGAGAAGAAATCCGGCCTTCGATGAACAGGAAGCCGTCAGATCACCCCCTGCTCCCTGCTTCGCAGTATCCCCCGGCCCCCCTGCAGTCACAGCAGCGGTACCTGccgcagcatcagcatcattttAATCAG GAACGCCGTGGAACCAGCCTGGACATAAACGATGGGCCCTGTGGCCTGGGCATGGGCACCGAAATGAATGCCGCCCTCATGCACCGGAGACACACTGACCCGGTGCAGCTCCAAGTGGCTGGG CGGGTGCGGTGGGCCCGGGCGCTGTATGACTTCGAGGCCCTGGAGGACGACGAGTTGGGCTTCCGCTGCGGAGAGGTGGTTGAGGTCCTGGACAGCTCCAACCCCTCCTGGTGGACCGGCCGCCTGCACAACAAGCTGGGCCTCTTCCCTGCCAACTACGTGGCACCCATGATCCGATGA